The Musa acuminata AAA Group cultivar baxijiao chromosome BXJ2-2, Cavendish_Baxijiao_AAA, whole genome shotgun sequence genome has a segment encoding these proteins:
- the LOC135604752 gene encoding probable polygalacturonase yields MLVVPAGRWLTGPFNLADHFTLFLDHDAVILATQDINEWPIIDPLPSYGRGRDAVGGRYSNLIMGYNLTDVVITGNNGTIDGQGETWWKMFRNKELNYTRGYLIELMYCKQVLISNITLVNSPSWNVHPVYSSHVIVSGITILAPVNSPNTDGIDPDSSSNVRIEDCYIVSGDDCIAIKSGWDEYGIAFNMSSKHIVIRRLTCISPTSAVIALGSEMSGGIQDVRAEDITAIHSESGVRIKTTIGRGAYVKDIFVRRMNLHTMKWVFWMTGTYGQHPDDKFDPKAIPVVQNISYSNVVAENVTMAAKLEGIPGAPFTGICIYNVTAEVVKSKKPIWNCTDVEGVSSHVTPTPCAQIPEYPDRITHCPFPEDDLPVNGVGLEECAYQRAKP; encoded by the exons atgctggtggtgccggcCGGTCGGTGGCTCACCGGGCCCTTCAACCTCGCCGACCACTTCACCCTCTTCCTCGACCACGACGCCGTCATCCTCGCCACTCAG GATATCAACGAGTGGCCGATCATTGACCCTTTGCCCTCCTACGGTAGAGGAAGAGATGCGGTTGGGGGTAGATACAGTAATCTCATCATGGGATATAACCTAACCGATGTGGTCATAACAG ggAATAATGGAACTATCGATGGACAAGGTGAAACCTGGTGGAAAATGTTCCGTAACAAAGAACTCAATTACACTCGTGGATACCTCATTGAATTGATGTACTGCAAACAAGTGCTGATTTCCAACATTACATTGGTTAACTCTCCATCGTGGAATGTCCATCCAGTGTACAGCAG CCACGTAATCGTCTCAGGCATCACAATTCTTGCACCGGTCAACTCTCCCAACACTGATGGGATCGATCCAG ACTCATCCTCCAATGTCCGCATTGAGGACTGCTACATAGTCTCAGGCGATGACTGCATCGCCATTAAAAGCGGTTGGGATGAGTACGGGATTGCATTCAACATGTCAAGCAAACACATAGTGATCAGACGGCTCACCTGCATCTCCCCCACGAGCGCTGTCATCGCCCTGGGAAGCGAGATGTCGGGAGGAATCCAAGATGTCCGGGCCGAAGACATCACGGCCATCCACTCCGAATCCGGCGTCAGGATCAAGACGACCATCGGAAGGGGAGCTTACGTGAAGGACATATTCGTGAGAAGAATGAATCTGCACACAATGAAGTGGGTCTTCTGGATGACGGGCACCTACGGGCAGCACCCGGACGACAAATTTGATCCGAAAGCCATTCCGGTGGTGCAGAATATCAGTTACAGCAACGTGGTGGCCGAGAACGTGACCATGGCCGCGAAGCTGGAGGGGATTCCCGGCGCGCCCTTCACCGGAATATGCATCTACAATGTGACGGCGGAGGTGGTGAAGTCGAAGAAGCCGATTTGGAACTGCACCGACGTGGAGGGCGTATCGAGTCACGTGACGCCCACTCCCTGTGCGCAGATTCCGGAATATCCAGATCGTATAACGCATTGCCCCTTCCCTGAAGATGATCTACCTGTGAATGGTGTTGGGCTAGAGGAGTGTGCTTATCAGAGAGCCAAACCATGA